A DNA window from Mucilaginibacter xinganensis contains the following coding sequences:
- a CDS encoding DNA polymerase/3'-5' exonuclease PolX: protein MENKPIARKLRLLSQLMELHEENPFKIKSIANAAFKVDKLPFPVLGKTFAELEKIEGIGKSTAGKITELLERGSMAELDEMLAKTPEGIVEMMGIKGIGPKKIATIWKELGIENIGELFYACNENRLVEAKGFGLKTQEEIRKVIEFNMASHGKFLYAKIEQEAKELLEQLKGVFPDALIEFAGEFRRCCEIINKLVLVLGSRDQEIAFNTLLNSDLLLDIATEKNHITGQIEHGLRVEIVCVEKRYFYHELFTQTGNDEHIKAVFEKITDTVDQPESENLIYTKAGLEFMQPELREGHTFIDRAANNTLPLLIVHADLKGTLHNHSTWSDGINTVEEMALYCRDELKLEYLGMCDHSKSAFYAKGLSIERVLQQQEEIDHLNKKLSGFHIFKGIESDILYDGSLDYPDEILKRFDFIVASVHSILKMDEEKATARLIKAIENPYTTILGHPTGRLLLSRKGYPIDYKKVIDACAANNVVIEINANPLRLDLDWRWHQYALEKGVWLSINPDAHRKEGFLDMYYGLLVARKGGLYKERCLNALSLHEIGKFFSQKTSVSRG, encoded by the coding sequence ATGGAAAACAAACCTATAGCCCGTAAGCTTCGCCTGTTATCGCAACTGATGGAGCTGCACGAGGAAAATCCTTTTAAGATAAAATCAATTGCCAACGCTGCTTTTAAGGTTGACAAATTACCTTTCCCTGTTTTAGGTAAAACCTTTGCCGAACTTGAAAAAATTGAGGGAATAGGAAAAAGTACTGCTGGTAAAATAACTGAACTGCTTGAGAGGGGTAGCATGGCCGAACTGGACGAGATGCTGGCAAAAACGCCCGAAGGTATTGTTGAAATGATGGGCATTAAGGGAATAGGGCCAAAAAAAATTGCCACTATCTGGAAAGAGCTGGGGATTGAAAACATCGGTGAGCTTTTTTATGCCTGTAATGAGAACCGCCTGGTGGAAGCAAAAGGCTTTGGATTAAAAACACAGGAAGAGATCCGTAAAGTTATTGAGTTTAACATGGCAAGCCACGGCAAATTTCTATACGCCAAAATTGAACAGGAAGCCAAAGAGCTTTTAGAACAACTGAAAGGAGTTTTCCCTGATGCGCTGATAGAATTTGCGGGCGAATTTCGCAGGTGCTGTGAAATTATTAACAAGCTGGTATTGGTTTTGGGAAGCCGGGACCAGGAAATTGCATTTAATACGTTGCTTAATTCAGACTTACTGCTTGATATAGCAACGGAAAAAAATCACATCACCGGGCAAATAGAACATGGCCTGCGCGTTGAAATAGTGTGCGTTGAAAAGCGTTATTTTTATCATGAGTTATTTACCCAAACGGGTAATGACGAACATATAAAGGCAGTTTTTGAGAAAATAACCGATACAGTTGATCAGCCTGAAAGTGAAAATTTGATCTATACCAAGGCTGGTTTGGAATTTATGCAGCCCGAGCTTAGGGAAGGCCACACGTTTATTGACAGGGCTGCAAATAACACTTTGCCGCTATTGATCGTACACGCTGACCTTAAAGGCACTTTACATAACCACAGCACCTGGAGCGACGGTATAAATACCGTTGAAGAAATGGCATTATATTGCCGTGATGAGCTAAAGCTGGAATACCTGGGCATGTGTGATCATAGTAAAAGCGCCTTTTATGCAAAAGGACTCAGCATTGAACGTGTACTGCAGCAGCAGGAAGAGATAGATCATCTTAATAAAAAACTAAGCGGCTTCCACATCTTTAAGGGTATTGAATCGGATATTTTATATGATGGCTCGCTTGATTACCCGGACGAGATTTTAAAACGCTTTGATTTTATTGTAGCCTCGGTTCATTCTATCCTGAAAATGGATGAAGAAAAGGCTACCGCGCGGCTAATAAAAGCCATCGAAAATCCGTACACTACCATATTGGGGCACCCTACCGGCCGCTTATTATTAAGTAGGAAAGGATATCCTATTGATTACAAAAAGGTAATTGATGCCTGTGCAGCAAACAATGTGGTAATTGAAATTAATGCAAACCCGCTCCGGCTTGATTTAGACTGGCGCTGGCACCAATATGCACTGGAAAAAGGCGTTTGGCTGTCAATTAATCCGGATGCTCACCGGAAAGAAGGCTTTTTAGACATGTATTATGGGCTATTGGTAGCACGAAAAGGTGGCCTTTATAAAGAAAGATGCTTAAATGCGTTATCATTGCATGAAATTGGGAAGTTTTTTTCTCAAAAAACTTCTGTGAGCAGAGGTTAA
- a CDS encoding DUF4254 domain-containing protein: MISELCNKVFLKAIYDYHLYDDINFNYENPYEAGSFENLLYTKCWIDTAQWHMEDEIRNPAIDPVVALKWKRRIDKSNQERTDLVEDIDSYFLDKYKNVKPGNNARINTESPAWAIDRLSILALKIYHMHEESIRPNVNEADLEQRKNKLGVLLQQQTDLSLAINELLADIQKGEKYMKVYRQMKMYNDPNLNPVLYNNKK, translated from the coding sequence ATGATAAGCGAGCTCTGCAACAAAGTTTTTTTAAAGGCGATATATGATTACCATTTATATGACGATATAAATTTTAATTATGAAAACCCCTATGAAGCAGGCTCATTTGAAAATTTACTTTACACTAAATGCTGGATAGATACTGCACAATGGCACATGGAGGATGAGATCCGCAACCCGGCCATTGATCCTGTGGTGGCGTTGAAATGGAAGCGCCGGATTGATAAATCAAACCAGGAACGTACTGACCTGGTTGAAGATATTGACAGTTATTTTTTAGATAAGTACAAAAATGTAAAACCCGGTAACAACGCCAGAATTAATACGGAAAGCCCTGCGTGGGCTATCGACAGGTTGTCTATTTTAGCGCTTAAAATCTATCACATGCATGAAGAAAGTATCCGGCCGAATGTTAATGAGGCGGATCTGGAGCAGCGTAAGAATAAGCTGGGGGTTCTTTTACAGCAGCAAACAGACTTGTCATTAGCCATTAACGAATTACTTGCCGACATACAAAAAGGCGAAAAATACATGAAGGTGTACCGGCAGATGAAGATGTATAACGACCCAAATTTGAACCCGGTTTTGTATAATAATAAAAAGTAG
- the sppA gene encoding signal peptide peptidase SppA — protein MKQFFKFVFASMLGSLIASFLIVVIFVFFIGGLIAVAGSDKTVDVEPNSVLQLKFNYPITERTPNNPLSGLSFLGIDGEKSIGLNDILANIKKAKSDKNIKGIFLDESDLMAGQGTTEEIRNALIDFKKSGKFIIAYSEVYTQSFYYLASVADKIYINPKGIFEFKGFSSKITFLKGALDKLGIDVQIIKVGTYKSAVEPFFLTKMSDANRLQVTSYLGSLYDHFLTGISKSRKINKDSLFNIANDLKVRLPEDALKYKLVDGLKYKDEILDDLKKRAGIDNKDDLKTVELGDYGSSEAPAEDQKESSKNRIAIIYASGDIVGGEGDDNTIGSERISKALRKARLDNKVKAVVLRVNSPGGSSLASDVIWREVVLTKKVKPVIVSMGDLAASGGYYIACAADSIIAEPNTITGSIGIFAVLPNMQKLFNDKLGITFDGVKTGKYADLGDMSRPLSPEERAILQGQVNQGYDYFTKAVATGRNKTQAYINSIGQGRVWTGEQAVKIGLVDRLGNINDAIASAAKKANLTKYNLVAYPEQKSFLNKFGLGMSAEIKAHFVKSELGENFKYYEQIKGVTQLMRTPQARMPYDVEIN, from the coding sequence ATGAAACAATTCTTCAAATTTGTCTTCGCCAGTATGCTGGGATCTCTTATAGCCAGCTTTTTAATCGTCGTAATATTCGTGTTTTTTATAGGGGGGCTAATAGCTGTTGCCGGGAGCGATAAAACTGTTGACGTGGAACCTAACTCTGTTTTACAATTAAAATTCAACTACCCTATTACTGAACGTACACCGAATAATCCATTATCAGGGCTGAGTTTTTTGGGGATAGACGGCGAGAAATCTATAGGCCTGAATGATATACTGGCAAATATCAAAAAAGCAAAAAGCGACAAAAACATAAAAGGAATCTTTCTTGATGAAAGTGATTTAATGGCAGGCCAGGGAACTACCGAAGAGATTCGTAATGCACTTATCGACTTTAAAAAATCAGGAAAGTTTATAATTGCCTATTCCGAGGTTTATACACAAAGCTTTTATTACCTGGCTTCAGTAGCTGATAAAATTTATATAAACCCCAAAGGAATTTTCGAATTTAAAGGCTTCAGCTCAAAGATCACTTTCTTAAAGGGCGCACTGGATAAATTAGGGATTGATGTACAAATAATAAAAGTAGGCACCTATAAAAGCGCTGTTGAACCTTTCTTCCTGACAAAAATGAGCGATGCGAACCGCTTGCAGGTTACCTCCTACCTGGGTTCGTTATATGATCACTTTTTAACAGGCATCAGCAAAAGCCGTAAAATAAATAAGGATTCATTATTTAATATTGCCAATGACCTTAAGGTGCGTCTTCCTGAAGATGCACTTAAATACAAGTTAGTGGATGGTTTGAAATATAAGGATGAAATTTTAGACGATCTTAAAAAGAGGGCAGGTATTGACAATAAAGATGATTTAAAAACTGTTGAACTGGGCGATTATGGCTCAAGTGAGGCCCCTGCCGAAGATCAAAAAGAAAGTTCGAAAAACAGGATAGCTATAATATACGCTTCCGGTGATATTGTAGGCGGAGAAGGCGATGATAATACCATTGGTTCCGAAAGGATTTCAAAAGCGTTGAGAAAAGCAAGGCTTGATAATAAAGTAAAAGCTGTGGTTCTGAGGGTTAACTCTCCCGGTGGCAGTTCCTTAGCCAGCGATGTAATTTGGCGCGAAGTTGTATTAACCAAAAAAGTTAAACCTGTAATTGTATCTATGGGTGACCTGGCAGCATCAGGCGGCTATTATATTGCTTGTGCAGCTGATTCCATTATTGCCGAACCTAATACAATTACAGGCTCCATCGGAATTTTTGCCGTACTGCCTAATATGCAAAAGCTTTTTAATGATAAGCTGGGAATTACCTTCGACGGCGTAAAAACCGGTAAATATGCTGACCTTGGCGATATGTCACGGCCTTTATCGCCCGAAGAAAGAGCTATTTTGCAGGGACAGGTTAACCAGGGCTACGATTATTTTACAAAAGCAGTAGCCACCGGACGTAACAAAACGCAAGCTTACATCAACAGCATTGGACAGGGGCGCGTTTGGACAGGCGAACAGGCAGTAAAAATTGGATTGGTTGACCGGCTTGGAAATATTAACGATGCAATAGCGTCCGCAGCTAAAAAAGCAAACCTTACAAAGTACAACTTAGTTGCCTACCCAGAACAAAAAAGCTTTTTGAACAAGTTTGGTTTGGGTATGAGCGCCGAAATAAAGGCCCATTTTGTGAAATCAGAACTCGGCGAGAACTTTAAATATTACGAGCAGATAAAAGGCGTAACACAACTAATGCGTACCCCGCAGGCGCGCATGCCTTATGATGTAGAGATTAATTAG
- a CDS encoding D-sedoheptulose 7-phosphate isomerase yields MVIEELNDHQQLIIKVIEQRTADIEQACEMIVSAIQGGNKVLIAGNGGSAADAQHIAAELSGRFVKHRKALPGIALTTDTSALTAIANDYGYDHVFSRQIEALAKPGDLFIGISTSGNSQGILNAFKTAGDIGCKTLGLSGWSGGKMNGLCDLNVIVPSEVTARIQEIHILIGHILCKAVDDLF; encoded by the coding sequence ATGGTTATTGAAGAACTTAACGATCATCAGCAGCTTATAATAAAAGTGATTGAACAGCGCACAGCTGATATTGAGCAAGCCTGCGAAATGATCGTATCGGCAATACAGGGTGGTAATAAAGTACTGATAGCTGGTAATGGCGGTAGTGCCGCAGATGCGCAGCATATTGCCGCCGAATTGAGCGGACGCTTTGTAAAACACCGTAAAGCGCTGCCAGGCATAGCCTTAACTACGGATACCTCGGCACTGACCGCTATTGCCAATGATTATGGCTACGACCACGTTTTTTCGCGCCAGATTGAAGCGCTTGCAAAACCCGGCGACTTGTTTATTGGCATTTCAACCAGCGGTAACAGCCAGGGAATACTCAATGCATTTAAAACAGCCGGAGATATTGGCTGTAAAACGCTGGGGCTATCGGGCTGGAGCGGCGGAAAAATGAATGGTTTGTGCGATCTGAACGTTATTGTCCCGTCAGAAGTTACCGCGCGTATACAGGAAATACACATTTTGATAGGACATATTCTTTGTAAAGCTGTTGATGATTTATTTTAA
- the purS gene encoding phosphoribosylformylglycinamidine synthase subunit PurS has protein sequence MKKFQAEIDVMPKKEILDPQGKAVTGSMKNLGLTEIQNVRIGKHISLEIEAADEETANIKVDTACKSLLANLIMESYTFSIKAV, from the coding sequence ATGAAAAAATTCCAGGCTGAAATTGACGTAATGCCAAAAAAAGAAATACTTGACCCCCAGGGGAAAGCAGTAACAGGGAGTATGAAAAACCTTGGGTTAACCGAGATTCAAAACGTAAGGATTGGTAAACATATTTCGCTTGAAATTGAAGCAGCAGACGAAGAAACTGCAAATATTAAAGTTGATACAGCCTGCAAGAGTTTATTAGCTAACCTTATAATGGAAAGCTATACTTTTAGTATCAAGGCTGTTTAA
- a CDS encoding Hpt domain-containing protein yields the protein MSYIFPEHDLDLSFLFEIADGSDDFIVESIEMFLQQTPELLQTITTAIENKEWALVATASHKLKPNLGFFGMPISQATIQEVEIMAKEGASNPDLLVAKFKTVKQLVVSNLDRLVKIKADKEAGL from the coding sequence ATGTCTTATATATTCCCCGAGCACGACCTGGACCTTTCTTTTTTATTTGAAATTGCCGACGGCAGCGACGACTTTATTGTAGAATCTATTGAGATGTTCCTGCAGCAAACTCCGGAGTTATTACAGACTATTACTACTGCTATAGAAAATAAAGAGTGGGCGCTGGTGGCTACGGCTTCACATAAACTAAAACCTAACCTTGGATTTTTTGGAATGCCTATAAGTCAGGCTACTATACAGGAAGTTGAGATAATGGCTAAAGAAGGCGCATCAAATCCTGATTTGCTGGTTGCTAAATTTAAAACTGTAAAACAACTTGTAGTTTCCAATTTAGACAGGCTGGTAAAAATAAAAGCAGATAAAGAAGCTGGATTGTAG
- the rfaE2 gene encoding D-glycero-beta-D-manno-heptose 1-phosphate adenylyltransferase encodes MRSDLEKILLDKIQSLSSLKNKVTTWQTAGKKVVFTNGVFDLLHIGHVTYLAKAAELGDKLVIGLNTDSSVKRIKGESRPINDQSSRAALLAALFFVDSVVLFDDDTPFNLITSLMPDVLVKGADYSVENIVGAKEVIANGGEVKTITFVEGYSSTSIIKKIKEREV; translated from the coding sequence ATGAGAAGCGACCTTGAAAAGATATTATTAGATAAGATACAGTCTTTGTCATCACTTAAAAACAAAGTTACAACCTGGCAAACAGCAGGTAAAAAGGTGGTGTTTACTAACGGGGTTTTTGATCTGCTGCATATAGGGCACGTAACCTACCTGGCAAAAGCTGCCGAATTGGGCGATAAACTGGTAATTGGCCTCAATACTGATAGCTCAGTAAAACGTATTAAAGGCGAAAGCAGGCCAATAAATGATCAAAGCAGCCGTGCCGCATTATTAGCTGCGCTATTTTTTGTGGATAGCGTGGTATTATTTGACGACGATACACCATTTAACCTGATCACCTCCTTAATGCCGGATGTATTAGTAAAGGGAGCGGATTATTCTGTTGAAAATATTGTTGGGGCTAAGGAAGTTATAGCCAACGGAGGCGAGGTAAAAACCATTACTTTTGTTGAAGGATATTCATCAACCTCCATTATTAAAAAGATAAAAGAAAGAGAAGTATAA
- the pssA gene encoding CDP-diacylglycerol--serine O-phosphatidyltransferase, with the protein MKNRLKKHLPNAITCANLFSGCIGIVLAFKGELIAASYAIFLSAIFDFFDGLASRVLKSFSGIGKDLDSLADMVSFGVLPAVIMYQLLLQGRQIDNISQYLNFIAFLIPVFSALRLAKFNVDTRQAEHFIGLPTPANAILIASFPLILDHQNKYFAPFLINPYILSIFIIIMCSLLVLEMPMMSLKFKNRDFNQNIYRYLLLLFSAILILFFKFAAVPVVILIYITLSVIQFKFSHDDILGSVHKEG; encoded by the coding sequence ATGAAGAATCGTCTAAAAAAACATTTACCAAATGCTATTACCTGTGCAAACCTCTTTAGCGGTTGCATAGGTATAGTTTTAGCTTTTAAAGGTGAGCTGATCGCAGCATCCTATGCAATTTTCTTATCAGCGATATTTGATTTCTTTGACGGGCTTGCCTCACGGGTATTAAAGTCATTTTCAGGAATAGGTAAAGACCTTGATTCACTGGCTGATATGGTGAGCTTTGGGGTGTTGCCGGCAGTTATCATGTACCAATTGCTGTTACAGGGCCGCCAGATAGATAATATAAGTCAGTATTTGAACTTCATAGCTTTCCTGATCCCGGTATTCTCTGCTTTAAGGCTGGCTAAATTCAATGTGGATACCAGGCAGGCAGAACATTTTATTGGTTTGCCTACCCCTGCCAATGCTATTCTGATAGCATCGTTCCCGCTCATACTCGATCACCAAAACAAGTACTTCGCCCCTTTCCTGATAAATCCTTATATACTATCAATCTTTATAATAATAATGTGTTCGTTGCTGGTATTGGAAATGCCGATGATGTCGTTAAAGTTTAAAAATCGCGATTTCAACCAAAATATTTATCGCTATTTATTACTACTATTTTCAGCAATACTGATACTATTTTTTAAATTTGCTGCGGTTCCGGTGGTTATATTGATATACATCACCCTATCAGTAATCCAGTTCAAATTTTCACATGATGATATCCTTGGCAGCGTACACAAAGAAGGTTAA
- the rfaE1 gene encoding D-glycero-beta-D-manno-heptose-7-phosphate kinase, giving the protein MNLINKIRSIQSPQKQPSILVIGDLMIDHYIWGNATRLSPEAPVPIVNVNNESTTLGGAGNVVQNLVSLGAKVTVAGIIGNDSTGKKVIEILEAEGVNTDTIIKDNARPTTIKTRVLAGRHQLVRIDKEVTDAISIKIADELVEKLTAMIDSADIIIISDYNKGLFSPELTQRLIKIARDSQKKVIVDPKGLNYEKYKGAYLIKPNRKELAEAAKAESIKNTDDLQKAAETIFTQTQTAYLIVTLSEEGMAIITEQGSKLLPVKATEVFDVTGAGDTVIAAIAYFMASGFTVEEACDLANHAAAIVVRHVGSASTTIDEIIKDMIA; this is encoded by the coding sequence ATGAACTTGATAAACAAAATACGATCTATACAGTCGCCCCAAAAGCAACCTTCAATATTGGTGATTGGCGACTTAATGATCGACCATTATATTTGGGGCAATGCCACCCGGCTATCGCCTGAGGCCCCGGTTCCTATTGTAAACGTAAATAATGAATCAACTACATTAGGTGGTGCAGGTAACGTTGTTCAGAACCTGGTATCCCTTGGGGCTAAAGTTACTGTTGCCGGCATAATTGGTAATGATAGTACAGGTAAAAAGGTTATTGAGATATTGGAGGCCGAAGGCGTTAACACCGATACCATTATTAAAGATAATGCAAGGCCGACTACAATTAAAACACGTGTATTAGCGGGCAGGCACCAACTGGTAAGGATAGATAAAGAAGTTACCGATGCAATATCAATTAAAATTGCCGATGAATTGGTTGAAAAACTAACTGCAATGATTGATAGCGCCGATATCATTATAATTTCTGATTATAATAAGGGGTTATTTTCGCCGGAGCTCACACAACGGCTTATAAAAATTGCAAGAGATAGCCAAAAAAAAGTAATAGTTGATCCAAAGGGATTAAATTATGAAAAGTATAAAGGCGCTTATTTAATAAAACCTAATCGTAAAGAACTTGCAGAAGCAGCTAAAGCTGAATCAATAAAAAACACTGACGATCTGCAAAAAGCAGCAGAAACCATCTTTACACAAACCCAAACTGCTTATTTAATCGTCACGCTTTCAGAGGAGGGTATGGCTATTATTACAGAACAGGGCAGCAAGTTGTTACCAGTAAAAGCAACAGAGGTTTTTGACGTTACCGGTGCCGGCGATACCGTTATAGCGGCTATCGCTTATTTTATGGCGTCAGGTTTTACTGTGGAAGAAGCCTGCGACCTCGCTAATCATGCAGCTGCAATTGTAGTAAGGCATGTAGGCAGTGCAAGTACAACTATTGATGAAATTATAAAAGACATGATTGCGTAG
- the rho gene encoding transcription termination factor Rho, whose translation MFDTTELNDKLVSELREIAKNLGIAEADELRKAALVTKIVEQEQLIEAARTQQDTVNSNYTAVEPPPAPEAGEKTRKRIRVIKNSNTPRVEVPLDDTNLFDIQDDEAVVDEGENITTPAVEAVSAEQPAENEGKNDDVVTEGTRPQKFERRVNNTGNQQKSQEPAINLDFDNVIVNEGVLEIMPDGYGFLRSSDYNYLTSPDDIYVSQSQIKLFGLKTGDTVRGSIRPPKEGEKYFPLVRVEAINGRIPAEVRDRVPFDHLTPLFPSEKLSLFTDAGNYSTRIMDLFSPIGKGQRGLIVAQPKTGKTMLLKDVANAIAKNHPEVYLIILLIDERPEEVTDMARSVRAEVVSSTFDEPAERHVKIANIVLEKAKRMVECGHDVVILLDSITRLARAYNTVAPASGKILSGGVDANALHKPKRFFGAARNIEDGGSLTIIATALTETGSKMDEVIFEEFKGTGNMELQLDRKLSNKRIFPAIDITASSTRRDDLLLDRETLQRIWILRNHLADMNSQESMEFLQGQIRGTKTNEEFLISMNS comes from the coding sequence ATGTTTGATACGACCGAATTGAACGACAAACTCGTTTCAGAGTTACGCGAAATTGCTAAAAACCTGGGTATTGCAGAAGCTGATGAACTTAGAAAAGCCGCGCTGGTTACCAAAATTGTAGAACAGGAACAATTAATTGAAGCAGCCCGCACACAACAGGATACTGTGAACAGCAATTACACTGCAGTTGAGCCACCTCCGGCTCCCGAAGCCGGTGAAAAAACACGAAAAAGAATCCGCGTTATAAAAAACAGCAACACGCCCCGCGTTGAAGTTCCTTTAGATGACACCAACCTTTTTGACATACAGGATGATGAAGCCGTTGTTGATGAAGGAGAAAATATTACAACACCTGCGGTTGAAGCCGTAAGTGCTGAGCAGCCGGCAGAGAACGAAGGCAAAAATGACGATGTGGTAACCGAAGGCACCCGTCCTCAAAAATTTGAGCGCCGGGTTAACAACACCGGGAACCAGCAAAAAAGCCAGGAACCTGCTATTAACCTTGATTTTGATAATGTTATTGTAAACGAAGGTGTACTTGAAATTATGCCTGATGGTTACGGATTTTTACGATCTTCTGATTATAATTATTTAACGTCGCCTGATGATATCTATGTGTCACAGTCGCAGATAAAACTTTTTGGCCTTAAAACAGGTGATACCGTACGCGGCAGCATAAGGCCCCCAAAAGAAGGTGAAAAATATTTCCCTTTGGTACGTGTAGAGGCAATTAACGGCCGCATCCCTGCTGAAGTGCGCGACCGCGTGCCTTTTGACCACTTAACGCCGCTTTTCCCTTCAGAAAAATTAAGCTTATTTACCGATGCGGGAAATTATTCAACACGAATAATGGACCTGTTTTCGCCAATAGGTAAAGGACAGCGCGGTTTAATTGTAGCGCAGCCCAAAACAGGTAAAACCATGTTGTTAAAGGATGTTGCTAATGCAATAGCTAAAAACCACCCTGAAGTTTATCTTATTATATTACTGATTGATGAACGCCCGGAAGAGGTTACCGATATGGCACGTAGTGTACGCGCAGAAGTTGTGTCATCAACATTTGATGAGCCTGCTGAGCGCCACGTTAAAATTGCCAACATTGTTTTAGAAAAAGCAAAACGGATGGTTGAGTGCGGACATGATGTAGTGATATTACTTGATTCTATCACACGCCTTGCACGTGCCTACAATACAGTTGCCCCTGCATCAGGCAAAATATTATCAGGTGGTGTTGACGCAAACGCTTTACACAAACCCAAGCGTTTCTTTGGTGCAGCCCGTAACATTGAGGATGGCGGATCATTAACTATAATCGCTACCGCATTAACTGAAACCGGATCAAAAATGGATGAGGTGATTTTTGAAGAGTTTAAAGGTACCGGTAACATGGAACTGCAACTGGATCGTAAATTATCCAACAAGCGGATATTCCCGGCTATTGATATTACTGCTTCAAGTACCCGTCGTGACGACTTGTTACTTGACCGCGAAACCTTGCAACGAATCTGGATTTTACGTAACCACCTGGCAGACATGAACTCACAGGAATCTATGGAGTTTTTACAAGGCCAGATCAGGGGAACAAAAACCAACGAAGAGTTCCTGATTTCCATGAACTCATAA
- the folK gene encoding 2-amino-4-hydroxy-6-hydroxymethyldihydropteridine diphosphokinase — MNSIFLLLGSNLGNREEFLREAIRLIELHIAPVLKMSSVYETQSWGKTDAPDYLNQVIILKADIPAEEVLRKILDIEIILGRKREEKWGSRTIDIDILFYGADIINAEGLQIPHPELHKRRFTLEPLAEIAPDFIHPVINKTILMIKTELKDSLIVKKL; from the coding sequence ATGAATAGTATTTTTTTATTACTGGGCAGCAACCTCGGCAACAGGGAGGAATTTCTGCGGGAGGCTATAAGGCTTATTGAACTGCATATTGCGCCGGTTTTAAAAATGTCATCTGTTTATGAAACCCAATCGTGGGGTAAAACCGACGCGCCTGATTATTTAAACCAGGTTATTATTTTAAAAGCTGATATTCCTGCTGAAGAAGTGCTGCGCAAAATACTGGATATTGAAATTATTTTAGGGAGAAAGCGCGAGGAAAAATGGGGCTCGCGTACTATTGATATTGATATATTATTTTATGGCGCAGATATTATTAATGCCGAGGGGTTACAAATTCCGCATCCTGAACTTCATAAACGTAGGTTCACCCTTGAGCCACTCGCCGAAATTGCACCCGATTTTATCCATCCTGTTATAAATAAAACAATTTTGATGATCAAAACCGAACTAAAAGACAGCTTGATCGTAAAAAAGTTATAA